In a genomic window of Roseiflexus castenholzii DSM 13941:
- a CDS encoding helicase C-terminal domain-containing protein has protein sequence MDQIYVAIDVETTGLEAGVDEIIEIAAVKFRTGEVIETFDTLVQPRHSLPLNSSRLTGITAEMLAGAPRFSEVAPRFAAFLKNYPLVGHNVRFDINMLQAQGMRLPQPAFDTFELATLLMPRTPAYRLSALAETLGIVHDEAHRALSDADVTRQVFLHLLRRIDALSLNDLNEIVRLTSRVDWTLRPLFEAAQRAKALRVFVDETPISDTDSRESDEKLTPLKPTGNDRPIDLAEIRWFFSPAGALGRAFEGYEQRNQQVRMSEAVADTLNQGGTLIAEAGTGTGKGLAYLVPAALHAARRGERVVISTNTINLQDQLFFKDIPALQRVMSNGVDDKPPFTAALLKGRSNYLCLKRYHDLRRDRDQRLMSDDVRALLKVQLWLHATESGDRAELPLQEGEHATWSKLSAAWDQCTGPRCSEFHRCFFFKARRQAEAAHLVIVNHALLVADLAAENDVIPPYDYLIIDEAHNLEDVATDQLSFNVDREGLLAFLDDIFVEDQAQIVGGLLSELPNHFRESMVTRIDIDRADTITAALRPAVARARDAVYGCFNTLIAFVRRDAELSAADARLRISSALRRKPAWAEVERAWDMLNNALTAIGEGLGQLETLLIDLKDAELPEYDALMLRVQTLKRYATEVRINIGHILTGGAEEKVTWLTHDRLRDTLTLSAAPLSVAEILRTNLFERKSATVLTSATLSVGGDFRFVRERIGLDEAEELALESPFDYTRQALLYIPNDIPEPSHPGYQRAMEQAIIDLARATNGRMLVLFTAINALRQTYRAIQEPLEDAGIAVLGQGIDGSRRSLLERFKEFPGTVLLGTSSFWEGVDVVGDALSVLVIAKLPFSVPTDPIFAARSEQFDDAFNQYAVPQSILRFKQGFGRLIRSKDDRGIVAVLDRRLLTKKYGQTFLDSLPHTTVRSGPLQRLPDLAKRFLAATNGMSGTA, from the coding sequence ATGGATCAAATCTATGTAGCAATCGATGTCGAAACCACCGGTCTCGAGGCGGGAGTCGATGAAATTATCGAAATTGCAGCGGTCAAGTTTCGCACCGGTGAGGTGATCGAAACGTTCGACACCCTCGTGCAACCGCGTCATTCTCTGCCCCTTAATTCCAGCCGTCTGACGGGCATCACCGCTGAGATGCTTGCCGGTGCGCCGCGCTTTTCGGAGGTCGCGCCGCGCTTCGCTGCGTTCCTCAAGAACTATCCGCTCGTCGGGCACAATGTCCGCTTCGATATCAATATGCTTCAGGCGCAGGGTATGCGCCTGCCGCAACCGGCGTTCGACACCTTTGAACTGGCGACGCTCCTGATGCCGCGCACACCCGCCTATCGCCTCAGCGCACTGGCGGAAACGCTTGGCATCGTTCACGATGAGGCGCATCGCGCCCTTAGCGACGCCGATGTGACCCGGCAGGTCTTTCTGCATCTGCTCCGGCGTATCGATGCTCTCAGCCTGAACGACCTGAATGAGATTGTGCGCCTGACATCGCGTGTCGATTGGACGCTGCGACCGCTCTTCGAAGCAGCGCAGCGCGCCAAGGCTCTGCGCGTCTTTGTGGACGAAACGCCGATCAGCGACACTGATTCGCGGGAGTCAGACGAGAAACTGACACCGCTCAAACCAACCGGGAATGACCGCCCAATCGACCTGGCGGAAATCCGGTGGTTCTTCAGCCCTGCCGGTGCGCTTGGGCGCGCTTTCGAGGGGTATGAGCAGCGCAATCAGCAGGTGCGGATGTCCGAAGCGGTCGCCGACACCCTTAATCAGGGCGGGACGCTGATCGCCGAAGCCGGCACCGGCACCGGCAAAGGTCTGGCGTATCTGGTTCCGGCGGCGCTACACGCCGCGCGCCGCGGCGAGCGCGTCGTCATTTCGACCAATACGATCAATTTGCAGGATCAACTCTTCTTCAAGGATATTCCGGCGCTTCAGAGGGTGATGTCCAACGGCGTGGACGACAAACCGCCGTTTACTGCGGCGTTGCTCAAGGGGCGCAGCAATTATTTGTGCCTCAAACGGTACCACGATCTGCGCCGTGATCGCGATCAGCGGCTGATGTCGGACGATGTGCGCGCGCTGCTCAAGGTGCAGTTGTGGCTGCATGCGACCGAGAGCGGCGACCGCGCGGAATTGCCGCTTCAGGAAGGTGAACATGCGACATGGAGCAAATTGAGCGCCGCCTGGGATCAGTGCACCGGTCCGCGGTGCAGTGAGTTCCATCGTTGCTTCTTCTTCAAGGCGCGCCGGCAGGCGGAGGCCGCGCACCTGGTGATTGTCAATCACGCGCTTCTCGTGGCAGACCTCGCAGCCGAAAATGATGTCATTCCGCCCTATGATTATCTCATTATCGACGAGGCACATAATCTGGAAGATGTCGCCACCGATCAGTTGAGTTTCAATGTTGATCGGGAAGGGCTGCTTGCGTTCCTCGATGATATTTTTGTCGAAGACCAGGCGCAGATCGTCGGCGGGTTGCTGAGCGAACTGCCGAACCATTTCCGCGAAAGCATGGTTACCCGGATCGATATTGACCGCGCCGACACGATCACGGCGGCGCTGCGTCCGGCGGTGGCGCGCGCGCGCGATGCGGTCTACGGGTGCTTCAACACGTTGATCGCGTTCGTCCGACGCGATGCCGAACTGTCGGCTGCCGATGCACGCCTGCGCATCTCCAGCGCGCTGCGCCGCAAACCGGCTTGGGCAGAGGTCGAACGCGCCTGGGACATGCTCAACAACGCGCTTACCGCCATCGGTGAGGGATTGGGACAACTGGAAACGCTCCTGATCGACCTGAAGGACGCCGAATTGCCGGAGTATGATGCGCTGATGCTGCGGGTGCAGACGCTCAAGCGGTATGCGACCGAGGTGCGCATTAATATCGGGCATATTCTGACCGGCGGCGCTGAGGAAAAAGTCACCTGGCTGACCCACGACCGTCTGCGTGACACGTTGACCCTTTCCGCTGCACCCCTCTCCGTTGCCGAGATTTTGCGCACCAACCTGTTCGAGCGCAAAAGCGCTACAGTACTGACCTCGGCGACGCTGTCGGTCGGCGGCGATTTCCGCTTCGTCCGCGAGCGCATCGGCCTGGATGAAGCCGAAGAACTGGCGCTCGAATCGCCGTTCGATTACACCCGTCAGGCGCTCCTCTATATTCCGAACGATATTCCTGAGCCGTCACATCCGGGGTATCAGCGCGCAATGGAGCAGGCGATCATCGACCTGGCGCGTGCGACGAACGGGCGCATGCTGGTGTTGTTTACTGCCATCAATGCGCTGCGGCAGACGTATCGCGCCATTCAGGAACCGCTGGAAGACGCCGGGATTGCCGTGCTCGGTCAGGGGATCGACGGCTCGCGCCGCAGTCTGCTCGAACGCTTCAAGGAGTTTCCCGGCACCGTGCTGCTCGGCACATCAAGTTTCTGGGAAGGGGTCGATGTGGTCGGCGATGCGCTCTCGGTGCTGGTGATCGCCAAACTCCCCTTCAGCGTGCCGACCGACCCGATCTTCGCCGCGCGGTCGGAGCAGTTCGACGATGCGTTCAATCAGTACGCCGTTCCACAGTCGATCCTGCGCTTCAAGCAGGGGTTCGGGCGCCTGATCCGCTCAAAGGACGACCGCGGTATCGTGGCAGTGCTCGACCGCCGCCTCCTGACGAAAAAATATGGGCAGACGTTTCTCGACTCATTGCCGC